In the genome of Oncorhynchus mykiss isolate Arlee chromosome 18, USDA_OmykA_1.1, whole genome shotgun sequence, one region contains:
- the LOC110515909 gene encoding oocyte zinc finger protein XlCOF6-like isoform X1, translating into MASVKLEDCSQTLELNVNIKDEEEEEKIGKSVYHGRLRSSLRPETSTVRTNPACLSPSTLSPNLQSLGPDCDSGAHFALQDPEMASVKLEDCSQTLELNVNLKDEEEEEKIGKSVNHGNHVETFSTSREQQQEDHRAKRSHHLPHCEEIFPVLSKLKIHLKIHTVENLNSCTDCGKRFTTSQALTIHQKVHSGEKAYSCSDCGKSFSRLDKLKSHQLIHREKPFSCSECGKCFKTSTEVKVHQRTHTGEKPYFCSACGKSFSRLDTLKVHERVHTGEKPYSCSDCGKCFTTTSDLTVHQRTHTGEKPYFCSDCGKCFKTSTEVKVHQRTHTGEKPYFCSDCGKSFSRMDTLKVHERVHTGEKPYSCSNCGRCFTTTSDVTVHQRTHTGEKPYFCSDCGKFFKTSTEVKVHQRTHTGVKPYFCSDCGKRFTTSQALTIHQRVHTGEKPFSCSDCGKSFSRLDKLKSHQQIHREKPFSCSDCGKCFKTSTEVKVHQRTHTGVKPYFCSDCGKRFTTSQALTIHQRVHTGEKPFSCSDCGKSFSRLDKLKSHQLIHIAKPFSCSDCGKCFKTSIELTVHQRTHTDEKPYFCSDNGTSFSQLEKFKCPQRIHIDKVSLLL; encoded by the exons GCCGACTCAGGTCAAGTCTGAGGCCAGaaacatcaacagtgaggacaaacccagcctgcctctctccttccacactgagtccaaacctacagtcactgggtcctgattgtgacagtggagcccattttgcactgcaggatccagagatggcatcagtgaagctggaagactgcagtcaaacactggagctgaatgtcaaccttaaagatgaagaagaggaggagaagattgggAAATCTGTTAATCATG gaaaCCATGTTGAGACATTCTCTACATCCAGAGAGCAACAGCAGGAAGATCACAGAGCTAAGAGGTCTCACCACCTCCCACATTGTGAGGAGATTTTCCCAGTTCTATCAAAgctaaaaatacatctaaaaatacACACAGTAGAGAATCTGAATTCCTgtactgactgtgggaagagattcacaaCATCACAAGCTCTGACAATTCATCAGAAAGTGCACAGTGGAGAGAAggcttactcctgctctgactgtgggaaaagtTTCTCCAGATTGGATAAGTTAAAAAGTCACCAACTAATACATAGAGAGAAGCCATTCTCCTGCTCTGAGTGTGGCAAATGCTTCAAAACATCAACTGAggtaaaagttcatcagagaacacacacaggagagaagccttacttctgctctgcctgtggaaagagtttctcccGATTGGATACCTTAAAAGTACATGAACGtgtacatacaggagagaagccatactcttgctctgactgtggaaaatgcttcaccACAACATCTGATCTaacagttcatcagagaacacacacaggagagaagccttacttctgctctgactgtggtaaatgcttcaaaacatcaactgaggtaaaagttcatcagagaacacacacaggagagaaaccttacttctgctctgactgtgggaagagtttctcccGGATGGATACCTTAAAAGTACATGAACGTGtgcatacaggagagaagccatactCTTGCTCTAACTGTGGAAGATGCTTCACCACAACGTCTGATGTaacagttcatcagagaacacacacgggagagaagccttacttctgctctgactgtggtaAATTCTTCAAAACATCAACTGAGGTaaaagttcaccagagaacacacacaggagtgaaaccttacttctgctctgactgtgggaagagattcacaaCATCACAAGCTCTGACAATTCATCAGAGagtgcacactggagagaagcctttctcctgctctgactgtgggaaaagtTTTTCCCGATTGGATAAGTTAAAAAGTCAccaacaaatacacagagagaagccattctcctgctctgactgtggtaAATGTTTCAAAACATCAACTGAGGTAAAAGTTcatcagaggacacacacaggagtgaaaccttacttctgctctgactgtgggaagagattcacaaCATCACAAGCTCTGACAATTCATCAGAGagtgcacactggagagaagcctttctcctgctctgactgtgggaaaagtTTCTCCAGATTGGATAAATTAAAAAGTCACCAACTAATACACATAGCGAAGCCattctcctgctctgactgtggtaAGTGCTTCAAAACATCAATTGAGCTaacagttcatcagagaacacacacagacgagaagccttacttctgctctgacaatggaaCGAGTTTCTCCCAATTGGAAAAGTTCAAATGTCCCCAGCGAATACATATAGACAAAGTCTcacttctgctctga
- the LOC110515909 gene encoding zinc finger protein OZF-like isoform X7, with the protein MASVKLEDCSQTLELNVNIKDEEEEEKIGKSVPFIGNHVETFSTSREQQQEDHRAKRSHHLPHCEEIFPVLSKLKIHLKIHTVENLNSCTDCGKRFTTSQALTIHQKVHSGEKAYSCSDCGKSFSRLDKLKSHQLIHREKPFSCSECGKCFKTSTEVKVHQRTHTGEKPYFCSACGKSFSRLDTLKVHERVHTGEKPYSCSDCGKCFTTTSDLTVHQRTHTGEKPYFCSDCGKCFKTSTEVKVHQRTHTGEKPYFCSDCGKSFSRMDTLKVHERVHTGEKPYSCSNCGRCFTTTSDVTVHQRTHTGEKPYFCSDCGKFFKTSTEVKVHQRTHTGVKPYFCSDCGKRFTTSQALTIHQRVHTGEKPFSCSDCGKSFSRLDKLKSHQQIHREKPFSCSDCGKCFKTSTEVKVHQRTHTGVKPYFCSDCGKRFTTSQALTIHQRVHTGEKPFSCSDCGKSFSRLDKLKSHQLIHIAKPFSCSDCGKCFKTSIELTVHQRTHTDEKPYFCSDNGTSFSQLEKFKCPQRIHIDKVSLLL; encoded by the exons TTCCCTTCATAG gaaaCCATGTTGAGACATTCTCTACATCCAGAGAGCAACAGCAGGAAGATCACAGAGCTAAGAGGTCTCACCACCTCCCACATTGTGAGGAGATTTTCCCAGTTCTATCAAAgctaaaaatacatctaaaaatacACACAGTAGAGAATCTGAATTCCTgtactgactgtgggaagagattcacaaCATCACAAGCTCTGACAATTCATCAGAAAGTGCACAGTGGAGAGAAggcttactcctgctctgactgtgggaaaagtTTCTCCAGATTGGATAAGTTAAAAAGTCACCAACTAATACATAGAGAGAAGCCATTCTCCTGCTCTGAGTGTGGCAAATGCTTCAAAACATCAACTGAggtaaaagttcatcagagaacacacacaggagagaagccttacttctgctctgcctgtggaaagagtttctcccGATTGGATACCTTAAAAGTACATGAACGtgtacatacaggagagaagccatactcttgctctgactgtggaaaatgcttcaccACAACATCTGATCTaacagttcatcagagaacacacacaggagagaagccttacttctgctctgactgtggtaaatgcttcaaaacatcaactgaggtaaaagttcatcagagaacacacacaggagagaaaccttacttctgctctgactgtgggaagagtttctcccGGATGGATACCTTAAAAGTACATGAACGTGtgcatacaggagagaagccatactCTTGCTCTAACTGTGGAAGATGCTTCACCACAACGTCTGATGTaacagttcatcagagaacacacacgggagagaagccttacttctgctctgactgtggtaAATTCTTCAAAACATCAACTGAGGTaaaagttcaccagagaacacacacaggagtgaaaccttacttctgctctgactgtgggaagagattcacaaCATCACAAGCTCTGACAATTCATCAGAGagtgcacactggagagaagcctttctcctgctctgactgtgggaaaagtTTTTCCCGATTGGATAAGTTAAAAAGTCAccaacaaatacacagagagaagccattctcctgctctgactgtggtaAATGTTTCAAAACATCAACTGAGGTAAAAGTTcatcagaggacacacacaggagtgaaaccttacttctgctctgactgtgggaagagattcacaaCATCACAAGCTCTGACAATTCATCAGAGagtgcacactggagagaagcctttctcctgctctgactgtgggaaaagtTTCTCCAGATTGGATAAATTAAAAAGTCACCAACTAATACACATAGCGAAGCCattctcctgctctgactgtggtaAGTGCTTCAAAACATCAATTGAGCTaacagttcatcagagaacacacacagacgagaagccttacttctgctctgacaatggaaCGAGTTTCTCCCAATTGGAAAAGTTCAAATGTCCCCAGCGAATACATATAGACAAAGTCTcacttctgctctga
- the LOC110515909 gene encoding zinc finger protein OZF-like isoform X8, whose translation MASVKLEDCSQTLELNVNIKDEEEEEKIGKSVYHGNHVETFSTSREQQQEDHRAKRSHHLPHCEEIFPVLSKLKIHLKIHTVENLNSCTDCGKRFTTSQALTIHQKVHSGEKAYSCSDCGKSFSRLDKLKSHQLIHREKPFSCSECGKCFKTSTEVKVHQRTHTGEKPYFCSACGKSFSRLDTLKVHERVHTGEKPYSCSDCGKCFTTTSDLTVHQRTHTGEKPYFCSDCGKCFKTSTEVKVHQRTHTGEKPYFCSDCGKSFSRMDTLKVHERVHTGEKPYSCSNCGRCFTTTSDVTVHQRTHTGEKPYFCSDCGKFFKTSTEVKVHQRTHTGVKPYFCSDCGKRFTTSQALTIHQRVHTGEKPFSCSDCGKSFSRLDKLKSHQQIHREKPFSCSDCGKCFKTSTEVKVHQRTHTGVKPYFCSDCGKRFTTSQALTIHQRVHTGEKPFSCSDCGKSFSRLDKLKSHQLIHIAKPFSCSDCGKCFKTSIELTVHQRTHTDEKPYFCSDNGTSFSQLEKFKCPQRIHIDKVSLLL comes from the coding sequence gaaaCCATGTTGAGACATTCTCTACATCCAGAGAGCAACAGCAGGAAGATCACAGAGCTAAGAGGTCTCACCACCTCCCACATTGTGAGGAGATTTTCCCAGTTCTATCAAAgctaaaaatacatctaaaaatacACACAGTAGAGAATCTGAATTCCTgtactgactgtgggaagagattcacaaCATCACAAGCTCTGACAATTCATCAGAAAGTGCACAGTGGAGAGAAggcttactcctgctctgactgtgggaaaagtTTCTCCAGATTGGATAAGTTAAAAAGTCACCAACTAATACATAGAGAGAAGCCATTCTCCTGCTCTGAGTGTGGCAAATGCTTCAAAACATCAACTGAggtaaaagttcatcagagaacacacacaggagagaagccttacttctgctctgcctgtggaaagagtttctcccGATTGGATACCTTAAAAGTACATGAACGtgtacatacaggagagaagccatactcttgctctgactgtggaaaatgcttcaccACAACATCTGATCTaacagttcatcagagaacacacacaggagagaagccttacttctgctctgactgtggtaaatgcttcaaaacatcaactgaggtaaaagttcatcagagaacacacacaggagagaaaccttacttctgctctgactgtgggaagagtttctcccGGATGGATACCTTAAAAGTACATGAACGTGtgcatacaggagagaagccatactCTTGCTCTAACTGTGGAAGATGCTTCACCACAACGTCTGATGTaacagttcatcagagaacacacacgggagagaagccttacttctgctctgactgtggtaAATTCTTCAAAACATCAACTGAGGTaaaagttcaccagagaacacacacaggagtgaaaccttacttctgctctgactgtgggaagagattcacaaCATCACAAGCTCTGACAATTCATCAGAGagtgcacactggagagaagcctttctcctgctctgactgtgggaaaagtTTTTCCCGATTGGATAAGTTAAAAAGTCAccaacaaatacacagagagaagccattctcctgctctgactgtggtaAATGTTTCAAAACATCAACTGAGGTAAAAGTTcatcagaggacacacacaggagtgaaaccttacttctgctctgactgtgggaagagattcacaaCATCACAAGCTCTGACAATTCATCAGAGagtgcacactggagagaagcctttctcctgctctgactgtgggaaaagtTTCTCCAGATTGGATAAATTAAAAAGTCACCAACTAATACACATAGCGAAGCCattctcctgctctgactgtggtaAGTGCTTCAAAACATCAATTGAGCTaacagttcatcagagaacacacacagacgagaagccttacttctgctctgacaatggaaCGAGTTTCTCCCAATTGGAAAAGTTCAAATGTCCCCAGCGAATACATATAGACAAAGTCTcacttctgctctga